The DNA region CCCGCATGTATGCCGCTGCCAACTGGGCCGTACACAGACCGGATGCACAGCTCATACAGCTGGTATCCTTCGGCTGCGGCATTGACGCCGTTACAACCGACGAAATGCGCGCCATCACGGAAGAAGGCGGCAAAATTTATACACAGCTGAAAATTGATGAGATTAACAATTTGGGTGCTGCGAAAATTCGTATCCGCAGTATGCTCGCCGCAGTAGAGGAGGGAAAACAGAATGCAGGAAACGCGTGAAATCCCGCATGTTCCGTTTACCGAGGACATGAAAAAAGACTATACCATTCTGGTTCCGAACATGCTGCCGGTGCAGCTCAAGCTGATTACTTCCATCATGAAGAACTACGGCTACAACATGGAGGTTCTGGAAACCGAAGGGCCGCAGATTGCAGAGTGCGGTCTGAAAAATGTACATAACGATACCTGTTATCCGGCTCTGCTCGTCATCGGTCAGTTTATTGATGCGCTGGAATCCGGCAAGTATGACCTGCACAAGGTTGCGCTTATGATTACGCAGACGGGCGGCGGCTGCCGTGCGTCCAATTACATTCATCTGCTGCGCAAGGCACTCATCAAAAACGGCATGGGGTATATTCCGGTCATCTCGCTGAACTTCTCCGGCTTGGAGAAAAATGCAAATCCGGGCTTTAAGCTGACGCGAAAGGCGTTTATTCAGGTTGCTTACGGCGTGCTGCTCGGTGACTTTATCATGCACATCTTTAACCAGTGCCGCCCGTATGAGGTGCACAAGGGTGACTGCCAGAAGGCAGTGGATGAGCTGTTCAATAAAATCACAAAGGACTTCCGCGGAGATAAGTTGATTCGCTATAAGTATGTCCGCATGATGTATGTGCTCATCTGTAAGCGGTTTGCGCAGATTGAGATGGAAAACTTTGGTTCGAAAAAGAAAGTCGGCATTGTCGGAGAGATTTATGTCAAATTTTCTCCGCTTGGAAACAACAATTTGGAACAGTTCCTGCTCGGAGAGGGTACGGAGCCGGTGCTGGCGGGACTGCTGGATTTCTGTCTGTATTGTATCTACAATGGCATTATTGACTTCCAGCTGTACGGACGCTCGATAAAAAGTGCGGCTGTTATGCAGGCGGTTTATCGATTCCTGCTCAGCAAGCAGAAGGATATGATTGATGTCATCAAGCGCGATGGACATTTCCGTCCGATGATGGAATTTGAGCGCGTGCGCAAGCTTTCGCATAAAATTATCAGCCCTGGCGTCAAGATGGGTGAAGGCTGGCTGCTTCCGGCAGAAATGGTAGAACTGATTGAGGAAAATGTGCCGAATATTGTTCTGACCCAGCCGTTCGGCTGTCTGCCGAACCACATTGCGGGCAAGGGCATGATTCGCAAAATTCGGGAGATCTATCCGGAGGCAAACATCGTCAGCGTAGACTACGATCCGGGTGCATCACGCATCAATCAGGAAAATCGTATCAAGCTGATGCTTTCCAATGCAAAATAAATCAAACGGCGCGGGGACTCCTGCGCCGTTTTTTTGTCAGGAGGAAAAAACGATGAAATTATCCATTGAACAGGGCGATATTACGACATATGCCGTGGATGCGATTGTTAATGCGGCGAATTGTTCGCTGCTCGGCGGAGGCGGTGTGGACGGCGCAATTCATCGGGCGGCAGGAAAGCAGCTGCTTGCAGAGTGCCGCACGCTGCACGGCTGTGAGACCGGAAAAGCAAAAATCACAAAGGGCTATCAGCTGCCAGCGAAGTATGTTGTGCACACGCCGGGACCGATTTGGCGCGGTGGAAACCATAACGAAGCGCAGCTGCTCGCCAATAGCTACCGAAACAGTCTGGCCGTTGCGTGGGAGCATGGCTGCCGTACCGTGGCATTTCCGTCTATCAGCACGGGCGTGTATCATTTTCCGTTGGAACAGGCGGCAGATATTGCCGTGCAGACCATCGCGCAGTTTTTGCAGACGCATCCGGATATGGAGCGCGTCACCATGGTTTGCTTTGACCACGCAACGTATCAGGCATACGAGAGAGCGGTGAAACGGCTGTGAACCTTATCGTCTGGGTGTCAGTGATGCCAGACGACAGCTTTTGTGTATAGAATGAGAAAAAACGGTATAGTTACACAAAAAAACGCAAATAAACGCGAAAAAAGTGTTGACTTTGTGTCGAAAAAGGTGTATTCTATTCAGGCACTCAACGAGAGGGCATCACAAACCAGTCA from Butyricicoccus intestinisimiae includes:
- a CDS encoding 2-hydroxyacyl-CoA dehydratase encodes the protein MQETREIPHVPFTEDMKKDYTILVPNMLPVQLKLITSIMKNYGYNMEVLETEGPQIAECGLKNVHNDTCYPALLVIGQFIDALESGKYDLHKVALMITQTGGGCRASNYIHLLRKALIKNGMGYIPVISLNFSGLEKNANPGFKLTRKAFIQVAYGVLLGDFIMHIFNQCRPYEVHKGDCQKAVDELFNKITKDFRGDKLIRYKYVRMMYVLICKRFAQIEMENFGSKKKVGIVGEIYVKFSPLGNNNLEQFLLGEGTEPVLAGLLDFCLYCIYNGIIDFQLYGRSIKSAAVMQAVYRFLLSKQKDMIDVIKRDGHFRPMMEFERVRKLSHKIISPGVKMGEGWLLPAEMVELIEENVPNIVLTQPFGCLPNHIAGKGMIRKIREIYPEANIVSVDYDPGASRINQENRIKLMLSNAK
- a CDS encoding O-acetyl-ADP-ribose deacetylase, which codes for MKLSIEQGDITTYAVDAIVNAANCSLLGGGGVDGAIHRAAGKQLLAECRTLHGCETGKAKITKGYQLPAKYVVHTPGPIWRGGNHNEAQLLANSYRNSLAVAWEHGCRTVAFPSISTGVYHFPLEQAADIAVQTIAQFLQTHPDMERVTMVCFDHATYQAYERAVKRL